The following are from one region of the Candidatus Korarchaeota archaeon NZ13-K genome:
- the xth gene encoding exodeoxyribonuclease III has protein sequence MLLKVATYNVNSIRSRLHIVIPWLERSGADILMMQETKVDDSKFPVREFREIGYNVVFHGTGGYNGVAIASREELEGVRFGLFGRDPDRLVRGIYKGIHVLNAYVPQGFRIDSPKYVYKLGWLRDLRRLLEVEYDRNWKLLLGGDLNVAPEPIDVHDPEGLKNHVDFHIEVRELFKGILSWGLVDLFRRHHPGEEGQYTFYDYRVRDPVSRGIGWRVDHLLATEPLAERSIDCYIDLEPRLAEKPSDHAILVAEFEL, from the coding sequence ATGCTCCTCAAGGTGGCCACGTACAACGTGAACTCGATAAGGTCGAGGCTCCACATAGTGATACCCTGGCTCGAGAGGAGCGGGGCTGACATCCTGATGATGCAGGAGACCAAGGTGGATGATTCGAAGTTCCCAGTGAGGGAGTTCAGGGAGATAGGATACAACGTTGTCTTCCATGGAACTGGCGGTTACAACGGGGTTGCAATAGCCTCTAGAGAGGAGCTAGAGGGAGTCAGGTTCGGACTCTTCGGCAGGGACCCGGATAGGCTCGTCAGGGGGATCTACAAGGGGATACACGTCTTGAACGCCTACGTTCCCCAGGGGTTCAGGATAGACAGCCCCAAGTACGTTTACAAGCTCGGGTGGCTCAGGGACCTCAGGAGGCTCCTGGAGGTCGAGTACGATAGGAACTGGAAATTGCTCCTGGGTGGTGATCTCAACGTAGCCCCGGAGCCGATTGATGTGCACGATCCGGAGGGTCTCAAGAACCACGTGGACTTCCACATCGAGGTCAGGGAGCTCTTCAAGGGGATCCTCTCCTGGGGGCTGGTCGACCTCTTCAGGAGACACCATCCCGGGGAGGAGGGGCAGTACACCTTCTACGACTACAGGGTCAGGGATCCCGTGAGCAGGGGGATAGGCTGGCGCGTTGATCACCTCCTCGCCACGGAGCCCCTGGCGGAGAGGAGCATCGACTGCTACATAGATCTGGAGCCCAGGCTGGCTGAGAAACCATCAGATCATGCGATACTGGTTGCGGAGTTCGAGCTCTGA
- a CDS encoding acylphosphatase gives MDLVRARLRIYGRVQGVFFRSTMREIANELGVSGWVRNMPDGSVEAVVEGERDKVEELIRWAHRGPPLARVERVEVVWERFRGDWKGFSVLR, from the coding sequence GTGGACCTGGTCAGGGCCCGCCTGAGGATATACGGAAGGGTTCAGGGGGTCTTCTTCAGGTCTACGATGAGGGAGATAGCCAACGAGCTCGGGGTAAGCGGCTGGGTGAGGAACATGCCCGATGGCAGCGTGGAGGCCGTGGTTGAGGGGGAGAGGGACAAGGTGGAGGAGCTGATAAGGTGGGCTCACAGGGGACCCCCGCTCGCCAGGGTGGAGAGGGTGGAGGTGGTCTGGGAGAGGTTCAGGGGGGACTGGAAGGGGTTCAGCGTGCTCAGGTGA